In Lates calcarifer isolate ASB-BC8 linkage group LG4, TLL_Latcal_v3, whole genome shotgun sequence, a genomic segment contains:
- the cryz gene encoding quinone oxidoreductase has protein sequence MSGCRLMRAIRVREFGAPSVLTLCSDVTVPQPGHRQVLIRVHACGVNPVETYIRAGAYARKPALPYTPGSDVAGVVETVGAGVTAVKAGDRVFTTATESGGYAELTVAAEDCVHKLPDALDFTQGAAIGIPYFTAYRALIHKARSKPGETVLIHGASGGVGVAACQLSRALGLRVLGTAGTPEGMKLVLNNGAHMAFNHREEGYTDKIMEATGGRGVDVIVEMLSNVNLSKDLQMLAYGGRVTVVGSRGPIEINPRDTMAKESSIMGVALFFSTPEEKKECAALLFAGMEAGWLRPVVGRQYPLSEAAQAHHDIIESPGAAGKIVLTM, from the exons ATGTCGGGCTGCAGGCTGATGAGGGCCATCAGAGTGAGAGAGTTTGGAGCTCCCTCTGTCCTTACACTCTGCTCTGATGTGACTGTTCCGCAGCCCggacacagacag GTGTTGATCCGTGTCCACGCCTGTGGGGTGAACCCCGTGGAAACTTACATCCGTGCCGGGGCATACGCCCGTAAACCCGCCCTGCCGTACACTCCGGGCTCTGATGTAGCTGGAGTGGTGGAAACTGTTGGAGCAGGAGTCACAGCAGTAAAG GCAGGAGATCGTGTTTTCACCACAGCCACAGAGTCTGGAGGTTATGCAGAGCTCACTGTAGCAGCTGAAGACTGTGTTCACAAACTGCCCGATGCTTTAGACTTCACACAGGGAGCAGCCATAGGCATCCCTTACTTCACTGCCTACAGAGCTCTGATCCACAA AGCCCGCTCCAAGCCTGGAGAGACGGTCCTCATCCACGGAGCCAGCGGAGGA gtgggcGTGGCAGCCTGCCAGCTGTCCCGTGCTCTGGGTCTCAGGGTGTTGGGAACAGCAGGGACGCCAGAGGGAATGAAGCTGGTTCTCAACAACGGAGCTCACATGGCCTTTAATCACAGAGAGGAGGGCTACACAGATAAGAtcatg GAAGCCACAGGCGGCAGAGGTGTGGATGTGATAGTGGAGATGCTGTCAAATGTCAACCTGAGTAAAGACCTGCAGATGCTGGCCTACGGAGGACGAGTTACG GTGGTTGGCTCCAGAGGCCCCATAGAAATCAATCCCAGAGACACCATGGCTAAAGAGAGCAGCATCATGGGAGtggctcttttcttttctacacCG gaagagaagaaggagtGTGCGGCGTTGCTGTTCGCAGGGATGGAAGCTGGTTGGCTGCGTCCAGTTGTCGGTCGTCAGTATCCGCTCAGCGAGGCCGCCCAGGCCCACCACGACATCATTGAGTCCCCAGGGGCAGCTGGGAAGATAGTCTTGACCATGTGA